From Triticum urartu cultivar G1812 chromosome 2, Tu2.1, whole genome shotgun sequence, a single genomic window includes:
- the LOC125533868 gene encoding uncharacterized protein LOC125533868 gives MPPRPQPPPAAYKHFCRVCNKGFTCGSALGGHMRAHAVADDGPGADDDDDDPVSSARGGEDGPSTAGAATTHVYALRANPNRLTRGCQVCKNCGKEFSSMELFLEHGKCTSGEEEDADGSSPPSVADEEEDASLASGWSKGKRSRRAKSIAGGGDDTMPGPSTAPSGEDEEEDLANCLVMLSSSKADQASAAAEADPEPCAPASKEHGRRPHPQPQHFPIVVAAPDQAIMLPLALPAPQPQYASPLPRGLFECKACKKVFTSHQALGGHRASHKKVKGCFAANPESSVGGTPHHHAAAAGPSDEKGDAAAVDVIHASGSVDARTNADASTGGDTNAGTSGATPSLSMAITTTDHEPPVAGLAIAPFKKKAKMHECSVCHRLFASGQALGGHKRCHWLTSGTGDHANITSLTAEGLVAAAGQQLTLRPMMDPPEPALDLTIAANPLPLMASATVAEAGTSSLHLDASPSLYFQPAAAPSNPSHQNKMAATSSHNANDAATPREAAEDEADSTAVKKAKLSDLKDVSAAGETTPWLQVGIGSSSAGGDGKSACE, from the coding sequence ATGCCGCCTCGTCCCCAGCCGCCACCGGCGGCGTACAAGCACTTCTGCAGAGTCTGCAACAAGGGGTTCACGTGCGGCAGCGCGCTCGGCGGGCACATGAGGGCCCACGCCGTCGCCGACGACGGCCCGGGcgccgacgacgacgacgacgatccCGTGTCGTCTGCGCGCGGCGGGGAAGATGGGCCGTCCACGGCAGGAGCAGCGACGACGCACGTCTACGCGCTCCGGGCGAACCCTAACCGCCTCACCAGGGGCTGCCAGGTGTGCAAGAACTGTGGGAAGGAGTTCTCTTCGATGGAGCTTTTCCTGGAGCACGGCAAGTGCACCTCGGGGGAAGAGGAGGACGCCGACGGATCGTCGCCTCCGTCCGTGGCCGACGAAGAGGAGGACGCGTCGCTGGCCTCTGGGTGGTCAAAGGGGAAGCGCTCGCGCCGCGCCAAGTCGATCGCTGGCGGAGGCGATGATACAATGCCCGGGCCGTCGACGGCGCCGTCTggcgaggacgaggaggaggacctGGCAAATTGCCTCGTTATGCTCTCGTCGTCCAAGGCCGATCAGGCTagcgccgccgccgaggccgacCCAGAGCCATGCGCGCCGGCCAGCAAGGAACACGGGAGAAGGCCTCATCCACAGCCGCAGCACTTCCCGATCGTCGTAGCGGCGCCGGATCAAGCGATAATGCTGCCCCTGGCGTTGCCAGCACCGCAACCGCAATACGCCTCGCCCCTGCCACGCGGCTTGTTCGAGTGCAAGGCATGCAAGAAGGTGTTCACTTCTCACCAAGCTCTCGGCGGACACCGTGCCAGCCACAAGAAGGTCAAGGGCTGCTTCGCTGCCAACCCCGAGAGCAGCGTCGGTGGAACACCTCACCACCACGCAGCGGCCGCCGGTCCCAGCGATGAAAAGGGTGATGCCGCCGCCGTCGATGTCATCCACGCAAGTGGCAGCGTTGATGCCAGGACAAACGCCGATGCCAGCACCGGTGGCGACACGAACGCCGGGACGAGCGGGGCCACGCCATCCCTGTCAATGGCCATCACGACCACCGACCATGAACCGCCGGTCGCGGGGTTGGCCATTGCACCgttcaagaagaaggccaagatgcACGAGTGCTCCGTGTGCCACCGCCTCTTCGCCTCTGGTCAAGCGCTCGGAGGCCACAAGCGGTGCCACTGGCTCACTTCGGGGACAGGGGATCACGCCAACATCACATCCCTGACAGCCGAAGGCCTGGTCGCCGCTGCCGGCCAGCAGCTCACTCTCCGGCCAATGATGGACCCTCCAGAGCCGGCGCTAGACCTCACCATCGCGGCCAACCCGTTGCCGTTGATGGCCAGCGCGACGGTCGCCGAGGCCGGAACCAGCTCGCTGCACCTTGACGCGTCCCCGTCGCTCTACTTCCAGCCAGCGGCGGCACCAAGCAATCCCAGCCACCAGAACAAGATGGCCGCGACGAGCAGCCACAACGCTAACGACGCTGCTACTCCCCGCGAGGCCGCCGAGGACGAGGCGGACAGCACTGCCGTCAAGAAGGCCAAGCTTAGTGATCTCAAGGACGTGAGTGCAGCGGGGGAGACGACGCCGTGGTTGCAGGTCGGCATTGGCTCCTCGTCG